A region from the Elusimicrobiales bacterium genome encodes:
- the acpS gene encoding holo-ACP synthase, producing the protein MPFEQLIGIGIDIVEIKRIKLLIRKNKGFLARVFTDEELRYSIGKKNQFQRLAVRFAAKEAVWKAAGLKGLALKDIAIVKSPGGRPGILCKDPRAAGIVFHLALSHADDYASAAAVAIRTGYGG; encoded by the coding sequence ATGCCTTTTGAGCAACTTATAGGAATCGGCATAGACATAGTGGAAATAAAGCGCATCAAGCTGCTTATCCGCAAAAACAAGGGCTTTCTGGCGCGCGTTTTCACCGACGAGGAGCTGCGCTACAGCATAGGCAAGAAAAACCAGTTCCAGCGGCTGGCGGTGCGCTTTGCGGCCAAAGAAGCCGTCTGGAAAGCCGCCGGGCTTAAGGGGCTGGCGCTGAAAGATATAGCCATAGTCAAATCCCCCGGCGGCAGGCCTGGCATATTATGCAAAGACCCGCGCGCAGCGGGCATAGTGTTCCATCTGGCGCTTTCGCACGCGGACGATTACGCCTCCGCCGCGGCGGTGGCAATACGCACGGGATATGGCGGTTAA
- the glmS gene encoding glutamine--fructose-6-phosphate transaminase (isomerizing), with protein MCGIVGYAGGGEAAQFIISGLRRLEYRGYDSAGLAVIDKEKNSLELRRSVGKVELLAKMLKSRPVSGSTGLGHTRWATHGKPNEENAHPHTDCEGKIVVVHNGIIENYAAVKDRLGKAGHTFSSETDTEVIAHLIEEKIRNLGSGGKAWRMEMLDPLFYDAVRLALKELEGSLALGVLWTNCPSTIIAARRQSPLLLGIGEGENFLASDITALLEKTKKTVYLSDGDIAVLKPAGVTVFGADGKKAERPVSVVQWDRTMAEKGGYKHYMLKEIHEQPAALEDTMRGRLFPAGEEALLREFGLDPEAARSLQEIHIAACGTAYHAALAGRYMIEHFAGVPVSVDFASERRYRDPIFAARALAVLISQSGETADTIAAAREFKKNGVRTLAICNVLDSSLTRECDFTFYTRCGPEIGVASTKAFTGQLAALYIFAVQLAAARGKLTPQQTDSCIGELFRIPALMRRVLARAAEVEAAAKKFADRGHFLFLGRGINYPAALEGALKIKEISYVHAEGFAGGEMKHGPIAIIEEGMPVIGISPKSRAGDKIASNLLEAHSRGARIVAIANEGCLPAGVQIDQCLPVPETGEYLSPLLTALPLQLFAYYSANERGCDIDQPRNLAKSVTVE; from the coding sequence ATGTGCGGAATAGTCGGATACGCCGGCGGCGGGGAAGCCGCGCAATTTATAATATCGGGCCTGCGGCGGCTTGAATACCGGGGCTACGATTCCGCCGGGCTGGCGGTAATAGACAAGGAAAAAAATTCGCTGGAGCTGCGCCGCAGCGTCGGCAAGGTGGAGCTGCTGGCGAAAATGCTCAAGTCCAGGCCGGTTTCCGGCTCCACGGGGCTTGGCCACACGCGCTGGGCCACCCACGGCAAGCCTAACGAGGAAAACGCCCACCCCCATACCGACTGCGAAGGCAAAATAGTGGTGGTCCACAACGGCATCATTGAAAACTATGCCGCGGTTAAAGACCGGCTGGGAAAAGCGGGCCACACATTTTCATCCGAAACAGACACCGAGGTGATAGCCCATCTGATAGAGGAAAAAATACGCAATCTCGGCTCCGGCGGGAAAGCCTGGCGCATGGAGATGCTGGACCCGCTGTTCTACGACGCGGTGCGCCTGGCGCTGAAAGAACTGGAAGGCTCGCTCGCGCTGGGGGTGCTGTGGACAAACTGTCCCTCCACCATAATCGCCGCGCGGCGGCAAAGCCCGCTGCTGCTGGGCATAGGCGAGGGCGAGAATTTTCTGGCCTCGGATATAACCGCGCTGCTTGAAAAAACGAAAAAGACCGTCTATCTCTCCGACGGGGACATCGCCGTGCTAAAACCGGCGGGCGTTACGGTATTCGGCGCGGACGGCAAAAAAGCCGAAAGGCCCGTCTCCGTCGTGCAGTGGGACAGGACCATGGCCGAAAAGGGCGGCTACAAACACTACATGCTCAAGGAAATACACGAGCAGCCCGCCGCCCTGGAAGACACCATGCGGGGCCGCCTTTTCCCCGCCGGGGAAGAGGCCCTGCTGCGCGAGTTCGGGCTGGACCCGGAGGCGGCGCGCTCGCTGCAGGAGATACACATAGCCGCCTGCGGCACAGCCTATCATGCCGCGCTTGCCGGGCGCTATATGATAGAGCATTTCGCCGGCGTGCCGGTTTCCGTGGATTTCGCAAGCGAGAGGCGCTACCGCGACCCGATTTTCGCGGCGCGCGCGCTGGCGGTGCTGATAAGCCAGTCCGGCGAGACGGCAGACACCATAGCCGCCGCGCGGGAGTTCAAAAAGAACGGCGTCAGGACGCTGGCGATATGCAACGTGCTGGACTCCTCGCTGACGCGCGAATGCGATTTCACCTTCTACACCCGCTGCGGCCCGGAAATTGGCGTGGCCTCCACCAAGGCCTTCACCGGCCAGCTTGCGGCGCTGTATATTTTCGCCGTGCAGCTGGCGGCGGCGCGGGGGAAGCTAACCCCCCAGCAAACTGATTCGTGCATAGGGGAACTGTTCAGGATTCCAGCGCTCATGCGCCGCGTTCTGGCCCGCGCCGCGGAGGTGGAAGCCGCCGCTAAAAAATTCGCCGACAGGGGCCACTTTCTGTTTCTGGGGCGGGGCATAAACTACCCCGCCGCGCTGGAAGGCGCGCTGAAAATAAAAGAAATTTCCTATGTCCATGCGGAGGGTTTCGCCGGCGGCGAGATGAAGCACGGCCCCATCGCGATAATAGAGGAAGGGATGCCGGTAATAGGCATATCGCCCAAATCCCGCGCGGGGGACAAAATAGCCTCCAATCTGCTGGAGGCGCATTCGCGCGGAGCGCGCATAGTGGCCATCGCAAACGAGGGCTGCCTGCCCGCCGGCGTGCAGATAGACCAGTGCCTTCCCGTGCCGGAGACCGGCGAATACCTGTCCCCGCTGCTGACTGCGCTGCCGCTGCAACTGTTCGCCTATTATTCGGCGAACGAGCGCGGCTGCGACATAGACCAGCCCCGCAACCTCGCCAAAAGCGTTACGGTGGAATGA